Genomic DNA from Oncorhynchus clarkii lewisi isolate Uvic-CL-2024 chromosome 5, UVic_Ocla_1.0, whole genome shotgun sequence:
CCTCCCTTCGGACCTTCTCCAATGGGTTATGAGGTGAGGATTCTCCCACGGTCAGGACTCCTCATGTACCTGGAAGGTCTCCCTGGGAGAATCTGTTGCATACTTCATGTCCTCTCCTTTTCATAACCCATTGGAAGAGAAGGTCTGAagggagggacctctggctttctcatccaatgggttttgagaaggagatgagTATGCAATTGAAATGTTCCTTGTCATCTAGCAGGGTGGTAGGGTCAAGGGTTCGAGTTACCTGGAAGGCCTCTCTGTCATCTAGCAGGTCTGCAGGGTGGTAGACAGCGAACAGCGTCAGGTTGAGGAAGGCACAGAGAGAGCCCAGGTGAAGGTAGAACGGAACCAGTCTGCTCTGGATCAAACCAAATGTGTGTCTGTTCAGGTGGCTGTCCATCACAAAGCCTGATCAAAAACACACAGGAGCCCTATAGGAGTACTGTCCATcttacacaccaacacacaccctctcacagGGTTAAGGGGATCAGAGGTCAAGTTACTTACTTGATATGCAGGTAAACCAGATCTGCATGCCCCAGTAGGTGGACAGCAGCACCAGTTGCAGCAGTTTGGCAGAGAGGCTGGGATCCCCTTCAGTGGTCATTGTCAGTCCAGCCGTCTCCTTCCACCTTTCTCTCTGCCTGGATCCCTGTAAGCAGACACACAGGGTTatttctctctgaccctgtccccCCACTAAGTCACCAGCAGTAGCAGGTTACTGGACCAGAGGGGAAAGTCTAGTTTCATAATAACAGCAATGtacaactagctagctactcaACTTAACTCTGTTTCCCTTGTATCTATAAGAATCTGACTACATGTTAATTACATTCTCTAGTTTGGAACGTGGCAATGTCTTGGAAAACGCaccttttttatttcacctttatttaaccaggtaggctagtagagaacaagttctcatttgcaactgcgacctggccaagataaggcatagcagtgtgaacagacaacacagagttacacatggagtaaacaattaacaagtcaataacacagtagaaaaaaggggagtctatatatacattgtgtgcaaaaggcatgagaaggtaggcaaataattacaattatgcagattaacactggagtgataaatgatcagatggttatgtaaaggtagagatattggtgtgcaaaagagcagaaaaataaataaataaaaacagtatggggatgaggtaggtgaaaatgggtgggctatttaccaatagactatgtacagctgcagcgatcggttagctgctcagatagcagatgtttgaagttggtgagggagataaaagtctccaacttcagtgatttttgcaattcgttccaatcacaggcagcagagaactggaacgaaaggcggccaaatgaggtgttggctttagggatgatcaatCCAGTGATGGGAGATGTCAGTGTACTAATTATGCCAACTGACAAATCAAGATGATTAAAAACGAGGAGCATTACAATGAAacctttttattgatctagtcactggtgcttcctgctttaattgtcGTTTGTAAGCAGGACTCAGAAGGATaaagtcatggtcagattttccaaatggagggcgagggagagctttgtacgcgtctctgtgtgtggagtaaaggtggtcttgagtgtttttccctctggttgcacatgtaccATGCTGATAGATATTAGGTCAAATGGATttgaagtccccggccactaggagcgctgcctctggatgagcgttttcctgtttgcaaatggcggtatacagctctttgagtgtggtcttagtgccagcatcggtctgtggtggtatgtagacagctacgaaaaatacagatgaaaactttcTAGGtagatagagtatctcatgataagctgttgaTCACACTACCTCAGACaggcaaaaccttgagacttccttagatatcgtgcaccagctgttgtttacaaatatacatagaccgtcaCCCGTTGTCTtcccagaggctgctgttctattcTGCCGATgcagtgtataacccgccagatacatgttattcatgtcgttgtTCGGCCACttctcagtgaaacataagatatatGTGCTTTTAGCATGTCCAATTTATTTTCCAGAGATTGTACGTTGGCCAGTAGTACGGatggcaagggcagattagccaatCATCTTCAGATCCTCAAGGCACCCCGATATCTTTTCCGTCTCTTATCTCCTGTGAATGACGGTGATGGGGGCCTGTtcaggtgtctggagtaaatccctcttgTCTGACTCATTTAAGAGAAATTATTCGTCCAGTTCAAGATGGGTAATCGCAGTTCTGATTTCGATAAGATATTTTTGTCATacgagatggtagcagcaacattatctacaaaataagttacaaacaatgcttagaaaacaaacaaaatagcactgttggttaattaagAGCCCATGAAACGGCAGCCATCCTCTCCAATGCCATCTTacatttatgtaaatgtaatatttgtttattttattagcaaacatttctaaaaacctgtttttgctttgtcattatgggatcttgtatatagattgatgaggggaaaaacaaataaacaatttCATCagttttagaatatggctgtaacctaacaaaatgttggaaaaattcaaggggtctgaatacttttccaaaGGCACTATACGCTGCTGCAACTGTTCATCTGTATTCAAAGGCActgtacgctgctgctactgttcatctatcctgttgcatagtcactttatccctacctacagtaccagtcaaaagttgacacacctactcattcaagggtttttatttttaatattttctacattgtagaataatagtgaagacaaactatgaaacaacGCAGTAACAGAAAAGTGTTAAGTCAAAATATATTTcgtatttcagattcttcaaggTAGACATCctttgacagttttgcacacccttggcattctctcaaccaacttcacctggaatgcttttccaacagttcccacatatgctgagcctttgctggctgcttttccttcactctgcggtccaactcatcctaaaccatctcaattgggttgaggtcgggtgattgtggaggccaggttatctgatgcagcactccattactctccttcttatagtccttacacagcctggaggtgtgttgggtcattgtcctgttgaaaaacaaatgatagtcccactaagaccaaaccagataggatggcgtatcgctacagaatgctgtggtagccatgctggttaagtgtgccttgaattctaattaaatcactgacagtgtcaccagcaaagcaccatcacaccaccacctccacgcttcacggtgggaaccacacatgcagagatcatccgttcacctactctgcatctcacaaagacacagcggttggatcaaaaaaatctcaaatttggactgatcagaccaaagtacagatttccacctgatgtccattgctcgtgtttcttgacccaagcaagtctctttattagtggtttctttgaagcaattcgaccatgaactgattcacgcagtctcctctgaacagttgatgttgagatgtgtctgttacttgaactctgtgaagcatttatatgaggtgcagttaactctaatgatcttatcctctgcagcagaggtaactcggtcttcctttcctgtgccggtcctcatgagccagtttcatcatagcacttgatggtttttgcaaataCAACTTGAGAATCTTTCAAAGTCCTTGAAATtctccagattgactgacctgcatgtcttaacattctgtatactccccttgtcctaagggtaaaaaaatgacccgccttcactaaacccctaaaataaagtagcttaattgaattttaaatcccaaatctattttgcatgaagaaacaacccGTCATTCTTCAAACtttgaatatctgggttttccctcttcacaatgcagattAAATGCAGTCTACACCACTCGTTTTTTTTAACACACCTATCAATAgttctttactaaagtagagttgtattattatttattgcttaaggtactgcataggtgtaaactTGTGTGCAAGAGACAGCACTTGTATTGCCTAAGAAAGAAGCAGAAATGTGAAAAAGTAGTCTTgattgcattttattgaagggaaacaataagtcttgaacttttttggcaacatagtgatactgtacaatgaggaattcaactacaaaatactagtcttctcacattttttaaccattgcccccacccacaaggtgtataaacaataAATTAGAACAAACTAGATACAAAAATGTGAACATAAATCAATGAACTCTACTTAGCACATGTaggaaagtgtgtgtgcatggactttgcagatgtatttctcacatgtgcagcacataggACTGTAAAGCAAATACTTCGGCTCTCctttctttgaatgtgtggggttacaagagcctttcccagctgctccaggaacatcCTCTTGTTCcacttatcaggcatccaggtagggttgatcttgttccatatcatgaatgcatgaggacacatcaatgatgttatggaagatgaccaggggccagcgggcagttccaatcaccttgtccacacctcttttgttgtggttgtagtccaggatgatgtcTGGCTTCCTGTCCTTATGATCACCATATTCTTGTTCCTCTTTgcgaggtaagaaactagagtggtggtgaaGGCAAACTTcgatgagaaggcctctctcccccttgttgtgagGAGtgcaggcttgttctttctaactgggccaaccatggtgatcttcttctggagctgctggctgagttgataagaggtgaagaaattgtcacacGTGACATTGTGTCCCCTTAGTCCATCTGTCACACCAAGCACAACCTGCATCACCTGGTTCTTCTCCGGGCCTCCACTGGTCGGCTTCCCTGTgtagacttgcatcttccaagcgtaACTGAATTGTGTGTCACAGGCCACCCATATCTTGACTCCATACTTTGCTGGCTTGCTGGGCATATACTGCCGGACAGGACAGTGACCTTTAGACAAGAGATTACTGTCAGTAATTAGTTTCAgtgtcacagaaaacaatcacttaaatcaatgatattacagcaatacataatAAAATTAACAGTGAATCACATTACagatatgaaaataaaaatgtacctctGAATAGAACCAGTTGCTTTAGGCCCAGGGTTGTAGAGGTATGGCAGACACTCCACCCACTTCTTATGGCTGCCAGTTTGACTCTCACACCTTGACTCAGTTAACACATTTTAGCATTCTTGAGACCGTGTGAAAGACTGTGGCATCATGGCACGGAAAATCGCCCTTCCACTCTCTGCATCCCAGAGACTACATGTAGCCTCGCCTCGGGACTTATACACACccgctaagattagcagccctatgtagaCACGCAGGTCAATCTCATCCATCCTTTTCGAGTTGTCTCCAATTTTGTCATTTCCAGGATGATTTTTTTCGATGGCTGGTGtgaacatgtagaatgttgaggTAATGTCCTGGGCAACTGCATGCCTTGTGGGCCCTGGGGCCATCCTTATGACATTTGTGCTGCCTTCCTGCCCTGGTTGTCATATGGTGAAaaggaccatgttattttgcTGTTCTTTGACAAAAATGTATCTTTCAGCTTGGGGGATTTCTCCACCTGAAGATGATGCATCGTGCTCTGGGTTGTATTCTTCCCCATCTTCTTTAGATACCTCTTCTAAACCATTGTTTTCTTGTTTCTCCTGGACATCTGAAGAAAATAAAAATCAGATCTACGACCTGTTGGGCACTGAAACGTTGCACTCATGGCTTCAGCAGAGAGAGAACTGGAGGGACTGTCATCTGCAGCACCTTTATAGCCTCTGACTGCATTCACCATTAGCAAACAATGTTTAGTTAGACAATTTCAGACTaagttcaatcagtagcacacaatctcaatttctcattgttggtgtgtaaattattttattactACGGGGACAAAAATGACCCTAagaatctttgtaccctggtggtgtacagctttcatggaaatatgaacaaaggcaatgtttcactttttctaatgttggggtcactctaggaaaagtcaactaatttcaagttgaaaaaataCAATTGAGGGgtttttctctgctgttaaacatagtggcggGTAATTTTTGATACTTAAGACAATAAAAGGACtaatttctctttgctaatttgagtttgccataatatggacttggtccttTACCAAATACCTtctgtaccacccctaccttgtcacaacacaactgattggctcaaatgcattaaggaaaattccacaaattcacttttaacaaggcacatctgttaattgaaattcattccagttgactacatcatgaagttggttgagagaatgccaagtgtgtgcaaagctgtcaaggcaaagggtggctactttgaataatctcacatttaaaatatattttgatttgtttaacactttggttccatgtgttatttcatagttttgatgtcttcactattattctacaatgtagcacATGACTGGTGCTGTATACGTTATGTAAAGTTACATatcggtactggtacccagtatatatagccatggtatcgttagtcattgtgtatttattcctcattttatttttttcctctcTGCATTGTTAGGAAGGGCACGTAATTAAGAATTTCAAGTCTGCAGCGGTTGTTTACAAATGAAATTCGTCTCCCTGATCTTGGAAAAGCCGCGTTGTGACGAGAGTAATTAAAGTGTAGTCCGATTCTTACGGCTATTTCCCAACAGCTTTACACTGTTGTGTCCCTTGATTATTTCGACCCCAGAACCATGTGTtgttgccatgctatgttgttttaGGTCTCTATGTAACGTTAGTGGTGCCTCTTGTCGTAATGTGCGTTTTGCCCTATATTTTGCATGTAGGATTAAAcctacataaaaaaatatttttttttatgtaggTTTAATCCCCGTCCCCGGAAAAAGGCATtttttgtaggccgtcattgtaaataataatgtgatcttaactgacttgcctagttaaacatgTGGATTTTTTAATCCGTCTGACAGCATATAACATGACTAACTAACTGCAGACATACTTAGCCCGCAAGGTGGTTACAGCATGCTACATAGTTAGGCAGCT
This window encodes:
- the LOC139409607 gene encoding LOW QUALITY PROTEIN: transmembrane protein 205 (The sequence of the model RefSeq protein was modified relative to this genomic sequence to represent the inferred CDS: inserted 2 bases in 1 codon), giving the protein MGKNTTQSTMHHLQGSRQRERWKETAGLTMTTEGDPSLSAKLLQLVLLSTYWGMQIWFTCISSFVMDSHLNRHTFGLIQSRLVPFYLHLGSLCAFLNLTLFAVYHPADLLDDREAFQIGVYFLXVSVAAVNAQWFGQMTSEIMEDMHLMEQAQGLGQDIGLSTNREAYAKLCETDGRYRRLSGRLWLYRLLSSLCNICCITCNAYSLYYLAENLTSL